In Desulfovibrio sp. Fe33, the DNA window CACGGGGACCACGCAGCGCAAGACGATCCAGAAGACTTACTGGGACGTCGAGGAGCTTGAATCCGGCGAAATTTCCGTCCAGCCCCTGAACCGCAATTACGTGCCCTCCGGCCCGAAGCGGTCCGTTCCCCGCGAAGATTTCCTGACCAAGTTCAATCCGGAGCCGGAGTTCTACGTCTCCACGGTGTATCCGGCCATGAAGGAGCTGGACGGAGCTATCGTCCGCGGCGAGAAGCATCGCGAACGGGGCGCGGCCTATTCTGCCGAGTTCGAGTTCAAGCGGGCCATGGACATCGACGAGGAGAACGTCCGCGCCAATTTCGGCCTGGGGCTGACCTACCTCGACCGTGGCGATCAGGCCAAGGCCAATGATATTTTTGAGCGTCTGGTGGACCTTGATGCCGCCTTCGACGCCGAGCACAAGCACCTGTTCAACGACTTCGGCATCAACATGCGGAAGAACAGGATGTACGACCAGGCCCTCAAGTATTATCTTCGGGCCGAACAACTGGTCCAGAACGACGAGCACCTCTATCACAACATCGCCCGCTGTTACTTCGAGAAAGGAAACATCGAGGGGTGCAGGAAGTACCTGCTCAAGAGTCTGGAGCTGAATCCGGGTCTGGAGGCGAGCCTGAAATTCTGGGCTTTTCTTCAGGAAAAGGGGTACGTGGGCAAGGACGATGGACCGGACGTGTCGGCAGTGAGGCGCGCTTCCCGGCCAGAGGACGAAACCCATGCGGCTGGCGGGGAAAAACCGGCCCCTTCCACGCCCATCAAGCTGGATTAAGGGGTCCGGTGAGCTGAAGAAGCGCTCGGGGCAGGAGTGTTCATGAACCAGGACAAGATCCAGGGCTTCCTCCAGGAGCTTCCGCGTATGCGCGGCGACCTGCCGTTTTCGCCGGAAATCCTGGGCCGGCTGTTCGTCCAGACCGGCGAAGGCTGCTTGGTTTCCCTTGAGGCGGTTGGCGAGACCTTGGGCAAGGATCAGGGCCTGACCGCCCGTATCCTGCGGCTGGCCAATTCCGCCTATTACGGCCTTCAGGCCGAGATTCAGACGGTATCGCGGGCCGCCGCGGTGCTGGGCATGTCCGAAATCCGCAACATCGTTCTCGCGCTGGGTATCGACGGGCTGACCAAGCAGTACGGTTTGCCCGAGGATTTCGACCTCGGGAGATACTGGGCCCATCAGTTCATGGTCGCCACGGTGGCCAAGGAATTGTCCGACATGATCGATGTGGGCAAGCCGGACAGTCTTTTCACCTCCGGGCTGCTCCACGATTTCGGCAAGCTGGTCACCGCCCTGAAACGGCCCGACGACTGGTCCGCCATCCGCGAGCTCGCCGAGAACGAGCTGCTGGCCGACAGCGACGCCGAGGAGGAATACTGGGGGCTGGACCACGCGGTCATCGGCGCGCTGGTGCTGCGTTCCTGGGACCTGCCCGCCGTGTTGGTGGAACCGGTCAACTGGCACCATTCGCCGGACCTGTCGCCCGGGCATTCCAACGAGTCCAACGTGATCTGTCTCGCGGACTGCGTGGTTCATGCGGTGGCCGAGCCGGAAGGGCCGTACGCGGAGCGCGTGGACGAGCTCTGCCAGGCCGTGGACGTGGACATGGACGATCTTTTGGAAGTCGCCGAGGAGCTTGTCGACTCGGACGACGTCGAACAATTCGTTAACGTGCTTTTCTGAACATAGGGATCAAATATTGCCTTGCATCTGGAAACCCCGCAATGAGGGGGCTGCTCCGTCGTCGACGGCGGCCATGGCCGAGGAACTGAACGTATCGCCGCTTATTGTGGAGATTCTCTGGAACCGGGGATTGTCCGACGTGGGCGAGATGGACCGTTTTTTGAGTCCGTTGCTCCGGCATATGGCCAACCCCGCCGAGGTGCCCGGGCTGACCGAGGCCGCCGAGACCCTGGCCCGGGGGCTGGACGAGGGACGCAGTCTGGCCGTATGGGGCGATTACGACGTGGACGGCATCACGGCCACGGCGGTCATCAAGGAATTTTTCGCCATGCGCGGCATGGAGGTCATGCACCACCTGCCCAATCGCATGGAGGAAGGATACGGCATGAACGTGCCCGGCGTGGAGCGCCTGCACGAGCAGGGCGCGACCATGCTTCTGACCGTGGATTGCGGCATCACGGACAGCGCGCCCGTGACCCGCGCCAGGGAGCTGGGCATGACCGTGGTGGTTACGGACCACCATCTGCCCGGCGAAACCCTGCCCGAGGCCCATGCCGTGTGCGACCCGCGCCTTGCGGAAGGCGGCCCGTGCGACGATTTGGCCGGGGTGGGCGTGGCCTTCATGCTCGTGGTCGCCCTGAACCGGCTCCTGCCCGGCGAGCCCGTGGACGTTCGTCCGCTGCTCGACCTGGTGGCGTTGGGAACCATCGCCGACATCGTCAAGCTGACCGGCCAGAACCGCATCCTGGTCAAGAACGGTTTGCTGGTCATCAAGGAAGCCAGGCGGCCCGGCATGGCGGCTCTCAAGGTGGTCAGCGATTACGACCGCCGGGCCGAGCTGGGGGCAGGCCAGATCGGGTTCCACCTTGCTCCGAGGATCAACGCCGCCGGGCGTATGGGCGATCCGGAAAAGGCCCTGAGGTTGCTGCTCTCCAAGGATTTCGACTCGGCCATGCCCATCGCCGAGGAACTCAACGCCATCAATATGGAACGCCGCCGCCAGGAGCAGGAGATTTCCGAGCAGGCGTTCGAGCAGGCCGAGACCATGCGCCACATGGCCGGTCTGGTTCTGCACGCCGACCATTGGCATCCGGGAATCATCGGCATCGTGGCTTCGCGGGTGGTCGAAAAATACTACCGGCCCACGCTGCTGCTCTGCACGCCCGAGTCTTCCGAAGGGCTGCTCAAGGGGTCGGGCCGGTCCATTTCCGAGTTCAATCTTTATGACGGCCTGTCCGGCGTGGCCGACGTGCTGGAAGGGTTCGGCGGGCATTCCCAGGCCGCGGGCGTTTCTCTCAAGCCGGAGAATCTCAAGGCCCTGCGTGAGCGGTTCAACGAGCGGGTGATCGAGAAACTTGGCTCCAAGCCGCTTACGCCCACCCTCAAGCTCGACCATGAGCTGGCCTTTTCCAGCATCAACAATACGCTGCTCAAGGAATTGGAGATGCTCCAGCCCTACGGCATGGGCAACCCTGAACCGGTCTTCGCCACCAAGCCTGTGCGCGTGGCCGAGCACGCCCTGTTCGGCCGGGAGGGGGAGCACGTCAAGCTGGTCCTGGAGGACCCGGAGACCGGCACCAAGCTGCCCGGCAAGGCGTGGCGCATGGCCGACACCCTGACCCGCGCGGTTCACGGCAAGACCATGCGGTTTGCCTTCACTCCAAAGATCGACCGCTTCCGGGGCATCCCCACCATCGATCTGCGCATCCGGGACTGGATATTCTAGGACGCCGCTCCAACGGCGTCGGGCCGAAAACGATCAAGGCCGCCGGGGACAGTCTGTCCCCGGCGGCCTTGATCGTTTTCAATATCCGGTGGGCGGCTATACGAAGTCGGCTGCGTTGTAGCTTGAGCGGACCAGCGGGGCGCTGAACATGTGGCGGA includes these proteins:
- a CDS encoding tetratricopeptide repeat protein codes for the protein MADREQDAGTRHEIVRDGAERIKGVFSTQTVARVGTGTTQRKTIQKTYWDVEELESGEISVQPLNRNYVPSGPKRSVPREDFLTKFNPEPEFYVSTVYPAMKELDGAIVRGEKHRERGAAYSAEFEFKRAMDIDEENVRANFGLGLTYLDRGDQAKANDIFERLVDLDAAFDAEHKHLFNDFGINMRKNRMYDQALKYYLRAEQLVQNDEHLYHNIARCYFEKGNIEGCRKYLLKSLELNPGLEASLKFWAFLQEKGYVGKDDGPDVSAVRRASRPEDETHAAGGEKPAPSTPIKLD
- a CDS encoding HDOD domain-containing protein, whose product is MNQDKIQGFLQELPRMRGDLPFSPEILGRLFVQTGEGCLVSLEAVGETLGKDQGLTARILRLANSAYYGLQAEIQTVSRAAAVLGMSEIRNIVLALGIDGLTKQYGLPEDFDLGRYWAHQFMVATVAKELSDMIDVGKPDSLFTSGLLHDFGKLVTALKRPDDWSAIRELAENELLADSDAEEEYWGLDHAVIGALVLRSWDLPAVLVEPVNWHHSPDLSPGHSNESNVICLADCVVHAVAEPEGPYAERVDELCQAVDVDMDDLLEVAEELVDSDDVEQFVNVLF
- the recJ gene encoding single-stranded-DNA-specific exonuclease RecJ, producing the protein MAEELNVSPLIVEILWNRGLSDVGEMDRFLSPLLRHMANPAEVPGLTEAAETLARGLDEGRSLAVWGDYDVDGITATAVIKEFFAMRGMEVMHHLPNRMEEGYGMNVPGVERLHEQGATMLLTVDCGITDSAPVTRARELGMTVVVTDHHLPGETLPEAHAVCDPRLAEGGPCDDLAGVGVAFMLVVALNRLLPGEPVDVRPLLDLVALGTIADIVKLTGQNRILVKNGLLVIKEARRPGMAALKVVSDYDRRAELGAGQIGFHLAPRINAAGRMGDPEKALRLLLSKDFDSAMPIAEELNAINMERRRQEQEISEQAFEQAETMRHMAGLVLHADHWHPGIIGIVASRVVEKYYRPTLLLCTPESSEGLLKGSGRSISEFNLYDGLSGVADVLEGFGGHSQAAGVSLKPENLKALRERFNERVIEKLGSKPLTPTLKLDHELAFSSINNTLLKELEMLQPYGMGNPEPVFATKPVRVAEHALFGREGEHVKLVLEDPETGTKLPGKAWRMADTLTRAVHGKTMRFAFTPKIDRFRGIPTIDLRIRDWIF